In Nycticebus coucang isolate mNycCou1 chromosome 5, mNycCou1.pri, whole genome shotgun sequence, the DNA window agaaagtatccagccgtGCATGTCTCTACTTTTCACATTGCATGGCTGGatgctttctggacagcccttgtacATACGGGGAAAGGCTAAAATCCCAGCCTGGATGGAATTCCTATCCCTACAACCAGCATCCCATGTACACATTCAGCTGGTTACTGGTGGCATCTGTGACAGACTGTGGGGAAAGTTACCTGATGACACGGTTATCAACTCTATAGTTCAGATGCTATGACCTCCTCGCACATTTAGACTGTGTGACGAGGGCTGTGATACTCACCAGTGTCTGAGAAAAAAGATGTGTTCATGGATAAACACTTTTTAGCTAATGGCCTCTACGGGTCACAAAGTCACAAGAATCTTCATAAGTTTATCATTACAGGAAGAAAAGGTATCACAGAGCAAGCTACTTACTCTCCAGGTAAGGTGTAAACTCCGGGGCGTTTTGAAACGGAGGTTCCCCAGTAGAGCCCACGGCATCCACATCCCCTTCCGGATAGGAAAGGACCCGCGCCAAGTACGTCTGCTTCACGTTCTGAGCAATCTCATCCGTCAGGTCACATTCTGTATCTGTTGTGTGGAAgcatttgtttttccaatctCCTAATTTAGTGctaaagagagggaaaaaaggagaaaaagaaatggaacattATGATTTGCCCCCAACAGGACAGATGGGTTTCTGGCTGTGGTCTGTGCTGACAGCCGGTCCTGCCGAGAGCACTCGAGATGAATTTTGAGGCCTCACAGCACCTGCAGGTGGGGGCTCTGTCATGACCCCTGTTTAACAAATAAGGCAACTGGGACAAAGTGAAATTGGGAAACTAGCTCAAAATCACACGTCTGGACTTGGAGCCAGACAGCAGTTTGACTAAGGGGTCTGTGCTGTGAACCACGTTgttaaatatctttcttatgtcACGGTTACATGGAGGAAAGAACGACTTTCTATCCAGATCCAACTGTTCATTATGGTCTACTTATTATATCATAGTACATTCTGTTTATTACATCACATTCTATATTCTAGCTAGAATAGGTAGTAACAAAGTCTGAATAACAGATTATATATCCATGTAATGGTCTATCGTGACCATTATTAGTGTGGTTATATCAATCATATTGACTCTACTCTATGCCAGGTCCTGCCCTGGACCTTGACACATGTCACCTCATTGATGTAATCATGAGAAGTGATGTAATCATGAGAAGTACCTAAGAAGgtactgtatcttttttttttttttacacaatcaGAAATACTAATTAACTTGAACAAGGAAATGTGGTAATGTacttctattaaaaacaaaattcctaaaaaaaaaaaaaaaaaaaaaaacaaaaacaaaaacaaaattcctcTAAGGAACCAAAACAATTTGTAGGTCAACAGTCACTGCAACTGGACCATGAACTTCTACTGCCTGAAAAGCGATGGTTATGCTGCTCTTCCCTGCTCCATCGTTGACCACCACAGCACACTCCCACCTGCTTTAGGAATCTCTGGATCTCCTCACTGCGTGTTCGTGTCTCCCTTCCCTGTCCCCAGCCACAAGTACCCCCGTAACACACTTAATTCAGTCTGCTTGGTATCAGGGGCCACACTCTGTGCTCCCCACCAAGCGGCAGGGTACaagttgcattagtttgcatttaCAGGTTGAATTAACACATCATCAGGGGTTAACAAGTCACCAGAGGAATTCAATTCTCTAAATCCATACGTAACAGCcaataatatgtattatttataatttggAACGAAATAACAAGGCTGATTTAAGTAAGCACATTCTTCATTCTAAAATACACAAATTAAGATGGATATTGAAATATATTGGCTTCTTATACTTTAGTTTTTAATTCTAATGAAAGTAGAGAGGCTGTTTTGGCCCCAAATGACCAAAATACATCACATCATTTCTATGTCAAAAAGCAAAGGAGAACAGGATGATTCTTTTCCATCACTGTGACAAATAGCTGTTCAGACACCAGGAGGACTCCATGGGCCTCTGCAGCTGCAGACCACCTGAGAGTTACAGGATTTGATTCCTCCCACCTCACAAGTGGGGCAATGTACTCCGTGATGAAATTTAGCACAGGGGTCTATAATGAAGGGGCAATTCTTTAGTAAAATCTTCAGAAGGCCAGAAGCATTATCACTTTTAAAGCCTTTGAGGTTCTTCCAGGCATTGCAAAGCCCCCTGATTTGGAAATAAAGTCCCCTCAAGTTACTAAAAAATTCCAATAGAATACAGATTGTCATTAATTTGTTTAGTTGTAGGTTGTATACTAGAAGCTTTGTAGATTCAGCTTTAGAATTTAGCTTTAGAATTCAGAACATTCCCAGGGAATCAGTATTACAGATGATGTTTCTTAACCACTACCAAAACATTtttgcaaagggaaaaaaatgcagcCAGAGCTTCAGGTGGGGGCTTCAGCACGGCAATGATGTCCCTATGGTTACAGCCAGAGTTCAGCAGTGAGGGCAGTGGctggagaggagggcaggggtgTCAGAAGCTCCCTCTAGGGAAGGAAAACCAGCAGGGAAGGAGGCCCACGGAGGAGATCCAGTCGGCAAGGCTTGCCTTCCTCTCCTGGCTTGGGGCCTCCCATTAGACCAAGAGAGAGCCACCTGAGGAGGTGATAGTGTGGGGTACAATGGGGATCTTAGTTCCAAATCTAGCATGGGCACTCAGTATCAGCGTAGTCATGAATAAATCCCTTACTTCCTAGGGCAAGTTTCCTAGTCTTAAAAAGACTGCTTTAGTTCTTTTAATCTCATTTACCCCGGGGACAGGCAACAGAAGAGTGCAAGTCTGATGGACCTGCTCCCAAGACTGCAGCAGAGCAGCAGGAATGTGGGCAGACCGCCCTGTCGGCATCTGCAGCACCCTAAGCTGTAGCCCAGTGAGTCTGATGTTTGCAGATTAGGGCTCATGTTCTTATTAAATAATGGCAGCCTTATACTGTCCAAGAATTCAGTGTTAATAGTGGCTtatgtttaaaaatcatttaaatcataactatagtcCCACGTGTCCCTCAAACATAAGATGGAATATATTTAGGACGTAAGCATTACTCCcagatttaattttcattatctaGGAGGACAGTGTTTACTAAGGTAAACTTCAGGTCTGTTTCAGAGAAATTACTTACTAATTCTCGGTCAATGGCATCTGAATTGACAAGTATGACCATAATCGTAGTAATTATCTCAGGTTATGAAAtttgtctctctctatatatatatcatacatataCTGATGCATGCACTTGAATTTTCCTCCTTGTTGGTTTGGCAAGAGTCATCATGTTTGAAAACAAGAACATCCAACTACAAGACTCATCTAATACCTAGAACGTTTCAGAAACCAAAAGTTTGCCAAGCATATGGTGAAAGCCATCAAGGAAGACATAACCTTTAGATTGTATGTGCTGATTCTGGCTCCTAACGAGAACTGTGGATCAGAGGTGGACCCCAGTGAGCACAGCAGTTCCAGACAGCACGGGGTGCAGACTGCCAGGTATATCTGCGCAGCTCAGTGACTCACGAATTTGGCCTCCTCCACGGAGATCATGTGTGCTACCAAATTTTGATTCAGAGTCCAAAGATTAATGAATCAAACACTGCTTAAGGGCAATGTATACATCGGAATTCCTCCCCACCTTTTCCCTAACTTGTTAGACACGGCTCATAGTCTAGACGGGAAAGGAAGATGACATTTATACCTAGATGAGATTAAACTATCACTGATCCAGTAACAGGTTTCAGGGCCTACTTAAGAAGGTTCACCTCTCCACCACTTACACTAAGCTTATGAATTTTCCCATCCTTTCCAAAACCAATTAAAACATTCTATCAGCTTAAGATCCAGAAATGTTGTAGGCTTGATAAAGCACAACACTGGCCTAGTATATTACCACAAAAGCcctcttttttgtcttctgttAAATAGTCTCATggaaaaaatcagtttttaagaCATTTGTTTTCAGCATAGGAGAGCGGAAACATCAAAAACCTTAATTTTCTTTGTCTGTACCTAGCTTACCTTATCTGAACAGTGTAGACATGATTGATGGGTTTGGGTTCCCACTCCAAAATTGTCTTGAAATTAGTTGATTTCCAAGTTAAATTATATGCTACCACTGTCTCTGTAGTGCCTTTAAACAACAGAGAAACATCTATTATTATGTGCACTTCTCAGCATATGATTTTGAGTTGGTAGTATAAAACCTtcccaccctcccttcaccataaacttcagatttgtttttaaccACAAAAGCTTCATTACTCAATTATCGAGAgaaaaattttttgatttttttctagaacCAAATTTCCTCATGGCAAGATCCACCTTATCATAATCCATAGAACCAGGCAAGGATACTTTGAAATCCACCTTTGAAAGTATTTATGGGGAAAGTCCTGTCTTAACTTGACCAAGAAACAtggcccagagccagcaaggtgTTCAGGCCCCCTCGGGAGTCCAAGACTCCGGTTCAACCCACGAGGAAGGCCAGGTAGAAGGGTTTTCAATAAATTATGGAAGTTAGGATTTCATACAAATGAGCCAAATCCGACTTTTCCCATTTTTATCTGAAATGCCGCTACACTGAAACTTTTATAGACACCCAGCTGGATGTGGGGCCAGTCTCGCCATCTGAGCCACCATCAGCGCGCTTTGTCATCCAGGCGTGCTTTTGTCAGCAGGTAGCAGGCACCAGTCTCTGCGCGGCCCCAAACACTGAGCGCCAGGCACAAGCACAGCGCGTACCCGCGCCTACCCAAGCCAGGGTTCCCTGCGCCCAAGGCTAAAACAAAGACCACCAGGCCCGAGGCCGCTCTTTACCAAGGGAGGTCACACATAACGAGAGATGATAGCGAAACTCCGCACGCTGACCCGGGCAGACGCGGGCCCATGTCCCATCACCTTCAAGGTCGCAACTCACTGGGAAATTCCTTCCTCCAAGTTAAAGCCGGAGCCAAAAATCCGCTTATGCAACAACAATGGACGCCCCGAGCAAACATCTCCAGCAGAAGGGGCAGCCGGGTCTGGAGCACAGCTACTCTGTGCAACTCCGGCCGGCGCGCCTCGAGACCCGAGTTCATTCAACGCGTCCCGCAGACGCTGGAGACACCGTGCGAGCGCCCCGGGTACTCAGCGCGAGTCCACCACCAGCCAGGACTGTCCCCTCCCGCCTGCGGGCAGCGCGCCCCGGACTCTAGGGGCGGCGCTACTCACCTGCAGCGCCGACCACCTGTAAGAGGACCCAGCCGAGCAGCAGCGTCCGAGCACCGGCGGCCTGGGGGCGCCGGACCGGGGTCCAGGCTGGGATCTCCATGTCCGAGAGCGGGCGGCGAGGTCGGGTGGCTTCCCCTGGACCCCGGAGACTAGGGAAATAGGACGGCAGGGACCCTGGGTCGGCCAGAGAGCGGGATGGGGCGCGAGGAGCGCGTTGTCTGCGGGAACCCGTGCCCGGCGCGCTATAAAGGCCCACGGCCGCCTGCGCCCCGCTCGGCCCCGGGCTCCCGCCCCCGCGGCCGCTCCGCCCGACTCCCCGCCCCCGGCCCGGGTCACTCGCCGTTGCGGTGGGCGGCCCCGGCGATTCCACACCCCTGCCCCGCCTCCTCGGGTAGGAAACTCCGGGACCCTGCAAGGGGTGACTCACCCGTGATTCAAGCACGCCGCGGGGCGCCGAGCTGGCCGCGGGCGGCAGGCAGGCCAGGTGCTGCGGAGCCCAGGTGTTCCCGACCCCCGAAATTGGCGACCCCGACGTTCGGCCTAGGTGGGCGGCAGATCTATGCAGAAGACAGAGGCGCGCGGGAATGAGTCCCCGAGTGGGAGGAAAGGGATTCTTCCCCTCCACTTGCTGATGAAGCGCTGTCCGGCAGGTGGGAGCGGCAGCATTTACATTTAGCAGAAAGTTGTCTCCAGGGACCCCTCGGGCCGCGAAGGGCATTTCCGAGCCCTTTGCCCACCGGGGGCTGAGGCTCAGGTCGTGATCTGCAGCCAGTAACGTGTGGGGTGTAGGGGTGGGGACCCTCTCCAGCCACGGCCCCCTTCTAGCCCGTGGGGCAGGACACCCGCCTGTCTACCTACCAGGCCCCTAGCGCTCTCGCCTTGCACAAAGGCAGTGCAAGCGCTGGTCGGCCACGGGTCTGAAGGTCAGTTGGCCCAGGCACCGCCCGGGGGCGACCGAGGGTAGTGACAGGAGCAGCAGCTGGCACTTTGCCGCTGGGAGAATTCCAGCGTGACATCTGCAGCCCTGTGGTTTCAGAAAGGCTGGTTCTCACATTGAAGAAGACATCTGTGGGATTGAGTGAGTTCCACCCAAAATGTAGAGaaaccaaaaatgaaattaaaaaatgtaatcagACTTCCTTGCCACtggttttaagcttttttttttttttttctgacttctcCTTCTGGGCTTTGCTGGAAAGTTGTCAGGCTTTGAGATGTTAGCTCTTATCCTGTTGAGCGCCGTTGTACGGGACCTCATCAAAGTATTTCCCTCACTGTTTATTCTTACTCTCTCGTTGGCTGTCAGACACACCTGGAGAAGCAGAGCACAACTGTTCCTAAGGGGAGAGAAGagtttgttttctctctcccaCTTTTCTACTAGGAAAGTCAACCTTTAGGCAGTTTAGCCTATAGACACCTTCCCATGTAGCCTGCTGAGCATTACGATGgttttaaagaagtaaaacttggcaaaattattttctccctttgGCTGAAATGAAATAGCACATCCTGGTTTAGCCTGTGTAGTCCTTCCTTCCTAGAAGCTGAAAGTTGCCCATGCTGGTTTCTTCTTTGAGCTCTGTGCCATCTCTAAAACCCAAAAAGTTTCTATTTGCAGAACTAAGTCATACCACCCTTTTTTGCCGTCTCCCTCCTAACAGATCTTCAGCCCCACCTGGAATGGAATTCTTTGCTCTGTGAGTTGAAATTAGCTTAAGAGAAATAGTTACAACGTCAACCAAATTATTAGAAGACCCAAGAAATTGCTGGTGCCTGTACAGAGCAGGTAGTGCCACTTGGAGTCACCGAATGGCCCGAAATCACGCGGGGATTTAAACAATGTCAAGATCAGCCATttgataagaaaaatatgttcaccATTAGATTGTGATGCAAAACTTGCCTTAAGTGTTGAAAATCAGATGAGTATTTATTTTGCACATCCACTAAAAACCGTCaagcagagaagagaggaaattGTTGGGTGTTTACATAGGTTTTTGAGTAAAtatggatgacttttttttttttttgtagagacagagtctcactttattgcccttggtagagtgtcgtggcatcacagctcacagcaacctccagctcctgggcttaggtgattctcttgcctcagcctccccagtagctgggactacaggtgcctgccacaatgcccagctattttttgttacagtttggccagggctgggtttgaacccaccaccctcggcatatggggtcagcgccttactcactgagccacaggcgccactggaTGACATTTTTTAAGGTTTGAAAAATGCAGAAAGCGTTACTATTTtcgagaggaggaggaagaaaactgGCCCCGGGGTAAATAATATGTCACAGCATAGGTTTGCTGGGTTCCCCCCCACCAACCAATCAAATTGTGGCCAGAAGATTTTTATAGATCAATTGCTATTTGGCACCATTGAAAGTACATTTCTAAAATTCCATATAAATTGGTATTTACTACACAGGAACAAATTGTTAAAATCATTCCCTCACCTTACACAGTATTTTCACTCCCTTCAATAAAGTCAAGCTTAGTGGTGCCAAAGTTTCTTCCTCCATGATGTATCTTGGAGGCTCTGAGTTCAAAAAGTTACTAAAAATGATCTCACTGGTTTGATCAGTCTCTTTTCAATTATATCTTAGAGCATCAGAGGGTTGGAGAAGATCTCACAGACATCCTTTTGCATCCTCTGGCCAGCATTGTTAGGATCCTCTGGCCAGCTGGCCTGAGGGAACTGGCTTGCCTAACCACTCAATGCGTATCCGATGTTTCAATCCCAGGACTTTCCTTTTATGGCCCTGCTTCCTCCTATCCCCAAAGAATGCAAGTAAGAGTGAGCCATAACCCGCTGAGTGAGTGATTAATTTCTCCATCCATAGGCTCTCAATAATGTTCTGCAGTTGGTGTAGAAAACACTGGCCATTTGCAGAACTCCTTGTTAGGCTGAAAGATTCTGACACTTGAGTCCTTGACACAGGCATGCACAGAAACATACAGAAGGGTTTGAGCTCCTTTTGTATAACCAGTGATGAAATGTGGTTGAGGAGGACTCTGAAAATGACTGGGCAATGCTTCAGCCCTTCCTCTGCACTTTGGTAGTTCTTGCTGCCAATTTCACCCACTCAATTTCACTGAGAATTTCACTTACTTTGAATTGTGTGTTTACTTATCTGTCTTCTTCATAAGATCTCCTTAGGGGAATAGGAACTGGGCTTTTCTTTACATCTCTTACCCTTTGCATAATTACCAGACCGTAGTAGGCAGTTAATACATTTTGAatcaatgaatattttatgaaacgATGCATGCAGCCAAATATTTGCATTGATGTTCCAGAGATGAAATCTGTCACTGAAAATTTTCCTTCTAGGGGCAGTGTTCTATAAAGCTCAGATTGGAAGGTAAATAAAAACCCATCATGAATTGAAAGGCACCACTGTCTAAGCAGTGATTAACCATCTTTGCTGGCACCAGAAAATCTAATCAGGAGGAGAGCTAGCTGAAGAGCAGAAAACAAAGGCAGAAGTTTGGGAACTGGTTAGCGTTTTGCTAAGGCGATTCAGAATATGCTCAGTGATGTGATGAGGTTGTAGATAGCTTTTTTGTGCATATAAAAGCTTACTGACTTTTATAGAATAAATTCTTCAAAAGGTCTATCTCCCCCAAAAAGAGGCAGGTTAAGATTTACAATAGCAAGTAAAATTAAGAGTAATTGATTTATAAATCCTACCATATGTATATGAAATGGTAAAAAGAGCACTGAAACCATTTTATGCAAAATTCAGGTAAAAGGCAAATTATGAAAAAAAGCCAGCGGGAATTAAAAGTTAGTGGGAACACAGAGTTCTGGAAAAAAAGTGACTCAGCAGAACCTAAGAAACATCTGGCAGGGTATAGTTAGTCATGGAAAAATTGGCAGTCATGATTATGCattttgtgaaaataattatatactcGTCCAACAGTCTACATTTAGACTGAAATTAATAGTTAAAATCTACTATCTTGATCATTCAAATACTTCTATCAGCTGTCTAGAATAGCTTACAGGAAGCTTTACCAAGTTAAGTTTATTCGtaatactcataaaaaaacataattttaaagaaaaatttttcagtTCATGTCTTACACAAGGATTAGTATTTTCAGCACATGCCTATTTTTATAAACGTAAGGCTTATCAATCTACTTGTCAACTTTCAATTTGATGaatagtaaatattatttttattaatttacaaaaCAGGTAAATCATAAATGTGAATTTTGAATATTGTTTTACCAATAAAAcgtcatttaaaatgaaaaccttTAACCTATGTTGACATTTATATGACTTAAATTTTGTATGTGGTATAATTTTACACAGCTTCCTATAATTCCTCCTTTCTATAACTCCTTCTATTTGACATGTGCACTACATTAATGAacagaaattcattcattcaaccaacacTTGAATGTCTATCAGATACTGGGCTCTCTGCTAGACTCTGGATATacagagtaaaattaaaaagtccCTTACCTATTAAGTACATCATCATGTTAATCTATACTTATGTCCAGATTTTATAATTTGAATGATTTTCTGTCAGCATTTGGACTGaatgtaatataatttattttagagatgggctcttgcctTGTtacccagcctggtcttgaactccctgggctcaagcgattctcctgcctcagcttcctgagtaggagggactacaggcatcccacTATGTACCATGTGCCTGACTAAAACAATGTTATTTATTAACAAATTTCATTCCATGCCCCCTAAAAGATTTATGTATTATGGCCGGTCTACCAAATGGATATCTTTTACTCAGAAAATCATTTATAGGTTTGAGGTACCTGTACTTTACCAGTTTGAATATATTGGTAAACTCTCAAAGTTTTgtacatggaaaaaaatatatgaagccCAACATAAAAAAGATACTTCTATACAAGAGCAAGTCTGGCAGAAAAGGGAAGCAGGTAGGAGAGTCCTTAGgtgaagaaaaatagtaaaataaccaGGTTAAAAGCATTTGTGTGAAAAGCTTCATTGTGGTTTATGTGTTTGTTGCCATTTTGTAGAAGAGCCTAGGTCACAGATACTCCAAAGTTTCAGCCTGTAAGCCATGTCATCACTTCCTGTCTTTGATTATTAATATGTAAGGCACCAAAACATGTTTATAGTGTTTGACAAGTTGCAATTGGCATCCTAAACGATTATCCTTTAAGTTCCCGTATTGTAGCAACTCACAATTCTAAATCAACTATGAACAAATCATGAAATACTTCTATTCTCTGCCATAAGGGGAATAACAGGACACtttagactgaatgtttgtgccccccCCCTTCCTTGCATAAATTGGTAAATCCTAACCTCCAATATGATGATGGTGTTAGGAAGTGGGATCATTGGTGGGCAATTAGTTCAAGGGTAGATCCTtcctgaatgggattagtgcccttataaaagagaacCTGGAGggctccctctttctttctgccaCATGAGGCAACAGCAAGAAGTCAGCTGTCTGGCCACCTGCAGTGGCTCATTGCTGCACTgttagtactctgggaagctgaggtggtaggatcccttgagctcaggagcttgagataagtctgagcaagagcaagaccccatttctactaaaacagtagaaaaagtagccagttactgtggcaggtgcctgtagtcccaacagcATTgccccctaacaagagagtcagcctgtcctttgaaacttTGGAGCAAGGcactgacttcctctctttgactctgaaagtcctagatggcatcttcttccaacagAAGGTGCTTCGTCCACACTGAAAGTCTGTTGTTTAGTGCAGCCACCTTCATCAGTTATCTTAGCTAGATTTTCTAGGTAATCTGCTGCAGCATCTCCATCAGCATTTGCCACTTTaccttgcactttttttttttcgagacagagtctccctctgttgccccatCTACAGTACAATGGTGTCATCtaagctcactgtaacctcaaacacctgggttcaggtgagccttctgcctcagcctcccaagtagttaggactacagatgcctgccaccatgtccagctgattttttctattttctagtagAGATAGAGTGCCACTCTTACTCCAGCTGGTCGGCAACTCCTGACATAGAGTGATCCTTCTGCCCTGGTCTCCCAGCACTGTTGCATGGTTATGTTAAGCCTCATGAACATTTGCTAGCTTCatacttttcttctgcagcttccttacCTCATAAAATTAAAGAGAGCTAGGGCCTTGCTCGGCTGTGGCATAAGGGAACGTTATGTCTGGTTTGATCTTCTACTCAGACCACTCAAACTTCACCCATTATCAGCAATAACGCTGTTTTGCTTTTGTAGCATTTATGCGTTTATTGGAGGGGTACtcattaatttccttcaagaacttttcctttgcaatgacaacttggctaactggtaTAAGAAGCCTAACTTTCAGCCTATCTGACTTTCAACATGccttctagcttttgatttaaagtgagagacatgaaactcttcctttcacttgaacacttagaggctaCTATGAGGTTATTGATTggtctaatttcaatattgttgtttATCAGGTTATAGGGAGGTGCAAAGAGAAGAAGAGGGATGGGGGATGATCAATTGGTGGAACAATCAGAATACCcgggatgcctgtaatcccagcactttgggagctcgaggtgggaggatggcttgaggctatagctttgagactagcctggacaacacagcaaaaccccatctgtaaaaaaaaaaaatttttttaattaggtgtGTTTGGTGGcatgcttatagttccagctactcagaaggctgagatgggaggatcatttgaggccagaagaCAGAGGCAGTAGTGAGCTACAatcaagccactgcactcctgTGTGGGCAACAGAGACAGacctcatttcaaaaataaaagttcacCACTCCACAGGAAGTAATTAAGTAACATCACAGATCACTGACCAGATCACAGATACAATAATAATCAAAGAGCTTAGAATATTGCAGAATTATCAAAAGGTGACACAGAGACACgaagtgagcacatgctattGGGGAAATGGTGTCCATAGACTCACTTGACCCAGGGTTTCCACAAAGCTTCCATTTGTGATAAATGCAATTATCTGCAAATGCAATAAAGTGGAGTGCAAGACAATGAGTTATGCCTGTACACATGTAATTCTCATGGCTACTAAAAAACCCAACTGCTAAAAATACCTTCCCTACAGATCTTGTCAAGTTtctcacttctttggttaaagcATGAAAGACCTGCCCAGTTGTACAGGGGAGAGAATCCTTAGGTGGTATCAGCCATTCAGGTCAATTCAACACACATTTTTCAATTCCCTAACCTGATGTTAGATGCTGGGGACACAAAAATGGTGATGAATTCTTGATCGGAGGGTTGTGGATAACACGAGATACACAATACAGCTGCATTGATTAATTAAATTAACATTGATTGAACACTTACTGTCTGACCAGTGCTGTGCAGTACAAGACCTTTCCAGGCACAGCATTtcacctggccagggccagaacCCCACACTTTCCTTCTTACCACATCTGTCACCTGTATTGAGGTTACGTATGACATTGTTCTCTTCTGCTCCAGTCTAAGCATCACACGGGCAGGGATGGGGATGCCTCGTTCCTCCACCAAAGGCCAGGACCTTTAATGCTTAGATGCTACCaccaaatatttgcaaaaaaataGACTATAATCAAGCACAGCCCTGATGTGGTTCTGACAGGTTATGTCATGGTCATGATTGTAACATGGGCTTTCTGAGAATCCAGCAAATCTGCAAAATGATTTTGttccctcttttatttttggGGTAGCTTATGTCGCAATGCTAGTGGAAAAGCAAATGATAATTTGGAAGTATTCAGTGACTCTCCGTACCAGTCAATTTCTATTACTGCTACCAGTGAAAAAGG includes these proteins:
- the F3 gene encoding tissue factor isoform X2, with product MEIPAWTPVRRPQAAGARTLLLGWVLLQVVGAAGTTETVVAYNLTWKSTNFKTILEWEPKPINHVYTVQISTKLGDWKNKCFHTTDTECDLTDEIAQNVKQTYLARVLSYPEGDVDAVGSTGEPPFQNAPEFTPYLETNIGQPAIQSYEQVGTKLNVTVQDARTLVRRNGTFLSLRDVFGKDLNYTLYYWKASSTGKKCSSSLEQWCSWSSSLPSSCFCLYTSAERQEQGGVGRRPLH